In the genome of Fusarium fujikuroi IMI 58289 draft genome, chromosome FFUJ_chr02, one region contains:
- a CDS encoding related to sporozoite surface protein 2 precursor — MYSFNTAALVALAGFAAVEAAIVSPAPQPTGVKNGTVTITSVYDVYTTICTGPTSFHLGGKDYVVTEPCTLTITDCPCTVTETHPAGPTWIPGKPYHPAPPKPEHPSKPEQPEHPSKPEQPEHPAQPEHPAKTTGPQVPEATKPAKGTDVPETPVVVAGAGAVQVGLGLAAMLGLIAL, encoded by the coding sequence ATGTACTCATTCAACACCGCCGCTCTTGTCGCCCTTGCTGGCTTCGCCGCCGTTGAGGCCGCCATTGTctctcctgctcctcagcctACCGGCGTCAAGAACGGCACCGTCACCATCACCAGTGTGTACGATGTCTACACCACTATCTGCACTGGTCCTACCAGCTTCCACCTTGGAGGCAAGGACTACGTCGTCACTGAGCCTTGCACTCTGACCATCACTGACTGCCCTTGCACCGTCACTGAGACTCACCCCGCTGGCCCTACTTGGATCCCTGGCAAGCCCTACCACCCTGCTCCCCCCAAGCCTGAGCATCCCTCCAAGCCTGAGCAGCCTGAGCATCCTTCCAAGCCCGAGCAGCCTGAGCACCCTGCCCAGCCCGAGCACCCCGCCAAGACCACCGGCCCCCAGGTTCCTGAGGCCACCAAGCCCGCCAAGGGTACGGATGTCCCCGAGACTCCCGTCGTCGTTGCCGGCGCCGGTGCTGTCCAGGTCGGTCTCGGCCTGGCTGCCATGCTCGGCCTCATTGCTCTGTAA
- a CDS encoding related to DNA-directed RNA polymerase II accessory protein, with protein sequence MASAADLDGLVLLRQSISSNAPFIPTASADATATEVPLSQATYLRFPDRDVAVPIDNPTRFVSQDKPVDLRSIYFAWLNREVAIPEYNASATKLNEELAAAGGSGKVQNLGFIERLDLITWLEGASEESEYIKPLPSDKDAAAAGATAAAKTGAVTSTAQSRSGRGTMDPRLAGIYNSERKMGDRNTVLRGIKPTDFSHVRKLAAPFIQKKYQSSSSIPTNPSLALNQKPPTRRPDPIILLSPSASSLLRLSNARSFLEDGKFVPTDAGGAMSNMLHVQRIIPSIDPNRPMRFILVEGPEAFKPEYWNRIVAVLTTGQTWQFKNYKWSDPNELFKHTLGIYVGWRGESAPDNIRNWGHRVLSTGIDRWRGEGHDASRFRDKEIVEQIWRAIEENMRYRGWKKDRAPSSI encoded by the exons atggcgtcCGCCGCCGACCTCGACGGACTCGTCCTCCTTCGCCAatccatctcctccaacgCGCCCTTCATCCCCACGGCATCAGCTGATGCTACTGCGACCGAAGTTCCTCTATCCCAGGCGACGTACTTGCGATTCCCCGATCGGGATGTTGCTGTTCCTATCGACAACCCGACGCGCTTTGTGTCGCAAGACAAGCCCGTAGACTTGCGCAGTATCTACTTTGCTTGGCTGAACCGCGAAGTCGCTATCCCTGAATACAATGCTTCTGCGACAAAGCTCAATGAAGAACTGGCAGCCGCTGGTGGCTCGGGAAAGGTTCAAAATTTGGGTTTCATTGAGCGTCTGGATCTGATTACCTGGCTTGAGGGTGCTAGCGAGGAGAGCGAGTACATCAAGCCTTTGCCTAGTGATAAAGATGCGGCGGCTGCTGGCGCGACCGCAGCTGCGAAGACGGGCGCAGTGACTTCAACTGCTCAGTCGCGATCTGGTCGTGGTACCATGGACCCGAGACTGGCTGGTATCTACAATAGCGAACGAAAGATGGGCGATCGCAACACCGTTCTAAGGGGCATCAAACCTACG GACTTCTCCCATGTTCGCAAACTTGCTGCGCCTTTCATCCAGAAGAAATACCAGTCTAGCTCCAGCATCCCTACTAACCCATCACTCGCTCTTAACCAAAAACCTCCTACAAGACGACCAGACCCTATTATTCTCCTATCTccctctgcttcttctttacttCGCCTATCGAATGCTCGATCGTTCCTTGAGGACGGCAAGTTTGTGCCTACTGATGCAGGTGGTGCGATGAGCAACATGCTTCATGTGCAGCGCATCATCCCCTCCATTGACCCAAATCGCCCAATGCGTTTCATTCTTGTAGAGGGCCCTGAAGCGTTCAAGCCTGAGTACTGGAACAGAATCGTGGCAGTTCTCACCACTGGCCAGACTTGGCAGTTCAAGAACTACAAGTGGAGTGACCCCAACGAGCTCTTCAAGCATACACTGGGCATCTATGTTGGTTGGCGAGGAGAGTCAGCTCCGGATAACATCCGTAACTGGGGTCACCGCGTTCTGTCCACTGGCATTGACCGATGGCGAGGAGAGGGCCATGATGCTTCGCGATTCCGTGATAAGGAGATCGTGGAGCAGATCTGGAGGGCCATTGAAGAGAACATGCGATACAGGGGCTGGAAAAAGGACAGGGCGCCCTCATCGATATAG
- a CDS encoding related to ribosomal protein, producing MAEVAKTVARQLPGFKLGQKQVFLPNHVITFLRKDHLPPNEATFQVPLRFTKFDLRDYLWNLYNVEVTKVRSYVKQQPLTQRNSHSRSWYRPKPLKVMTVELAKPFQWPELPEDKTPWSNQLFQMREDMLEKRNQQHIAQQRFEIPLKSKQLPSKERQELAKMAQKLLSGEEKWTNDVILDPKWEKILNKEEVEVKKDANEA from the exons ATGGCCGAGGTAGCAAAGACTGTAGCTCGCCAATTGCCCGGCTTCAAGCTGGGTCAGAAGCAGGTTTTTCT GCCAAACCATGTAATCACCTTTCTTCGAAAAGATCACCTCCCACCAAACGAGGCCACTTTCCAGGTCCCTCTGCGATTCACAAAGTTCGATCTCCGAGATTACCTCTGGAACCTATACAATGTCGAGGTCACAAAGGTCCGATCATACGTCAAGCAGCAACCTCTAACCCAGCGCAACTCCCACTCGCGCTCGTGGTATCGCCCCAAACCCCTCAAGGTCATGACTGTCGAACTGGCAAAGCCCTTCCAATGGCCCGAGCTTCCCGAGGATAAAACACCATGGAGCAACCAATTGTTCCAGATGCGCGAGGATATGTTGGAGAAGCGAAACCAGCAGCATATTGCGCAACAGCGATTCGAGATTCCTCTCAAGAGCAAGCAGCTCCCGTCGAAGGAGAGACAAgagttggccaagatggCACAAAAGCTGTTATCGGGAGAGGAGAAGTGGACTAACGATGTTATCTTGGATCCTAAATGGGAGAAGATACTGAACAAGGAGGAAGTAGAGGTTAAGAAGGACGCAAATGAAGCTTAA
- a CDS encoding probable developmental regulator flbA — protein MATLSQHQRPTVHSASPSDTPLALDHDQDQDTTTNTPRSSISDRSPLPTPLPPAHINTSATSGNSSTSTSTSNTNQPTYVPYHPQQSHHRHTASSVSRLNNRSSTSLFALAASAFDRTQNAIAAISEPAIRPRQSSGALSRLSLLTSSSPSSEPSSPDKYHRLRSSSNQSLSSGAYLDSKVAPQTLQANNPPSQPYTSTDPNLPPPIKSSTANKMHQTSSRLLRMTDDDRPFTKDFKDLFSTLVVSLLPLSAHRVRLTKVEYTFLSEDAINNLGSLKFSQSNRMPDPKDPSRIVTTTTTTTFSMAKDMARSICQRFLEARFIESADGKYQQVYTMKGSVWQLTPKGITVLDRFCARNGIQQKQVSELANLASTQLVLLERDPQTDKLLHDQGTIEVIFRRFAGSEGRNIKTTVNAADSDSLHDYRDGLTGVKMAAERKVNGKTYRDTFTGKAATDWLMDCSTIVDKRETVEVATLFVEYELMEPVAQDRAYMSQNPGCNLFQPTKYAIYQLSQRGKDLVSGAASRGRPSESEGGAASQRNGITRDSNTQRLDKILNDPALRLLFREQLRDTHCEENLSFYQDVDEFVRSCKAATRAAQKSPNTNAMDGIKEIMASAYGIYNAFLAPGSPCELNIDHQLRNNLATRMTKAVGQDVAMIDTLQEVTSLFEDAQNAVFKLMASDSVPKFLRSPKYEQQLRNYEFDVVGRGPERSQSRSNRK, from the exons ATGGCCACTCTGTCGCAACACCAAAGGCCCACGGTTCACTCTGCCTCTCCTTCTGATACACCACTCGCACTAGACCACGACCAGGACCAGGATACAACCACGAACACACCACGCTCTTCTATTTCGGATCGTTCGCCTCTTCCTACACCTCTGCCACCAGCACACATCAACACCTCCGCTACCTCCGGCAATTCTTctacctcaacctcaacttcaaatACAAACCAGCCGACCTACGTCCCTTATCATCCCCAGCAGAGCCATCACCGCCATACGGCTTCCTCAGTCTCGAGATTGAACAACCGTTCTTCGACAAGCCTCTTTGCCCTGGCCGCTTCAGCCTTTGATCGCACGCAAAACGCCATTGCCGCTATTTCAGAGCCCGCCATTCGACCTCGACAGTCTTCTGGTGCTCTTTCAAGACTCTCTTTGCTCACGAGCTCCTCACCCTCGTCGGAACCCTCCAGTCCGGACAAGTACCACCGTCTACGAAGTTCCTCAAACCAATCGCTCTCCTCGGGTGCATATCTGGACAGCAAGGTCGCTCCCCAGACTCTGCAGGCCAACAACCCGCCGTCCCAGCCCTATACGTCCACAGACCCGAACCTCCCGCCCCCAATCAAGTCCTCCACAGCAAACAAGATGCATCAGACATCTTCGCGCTTGTTGCGCATGACGGACGATGACCGTCCATTCACAAAG GATTTCAAGGATCTGTTCTCAACTCTTGTCGTCAGTTTACTGCCGCTCTCAGCCCACCGTGTCCGATTGACCAAGGTTGAGTACACTTTCCTGTCCGAGGatgccatcaacaacctgGGCTCCCTAAAGTTCTCTCAATCCAACCGTATGCCAGACCCCAAGGATCCTTCTCGTATCGTCACAaccaccacaaccacaactTTCTCCATGGCTAAGGACATGGCCCGCTCTATCTGTCAACGATTTCTGGAGGCTCGTTTCATCGAATCAGCAGACGGCAAATATCAGCAGGTCTACACGATGAAGGGCTCTGTTTGGCAATTAACTCCCAAGGGTATCACTGTTCTGGATAGATTCTGCGCTAGAAACGGCATTCAACAGAAGCAAGTGTCGGAATTGGCTAACCTCGCCTCCACCCAGTTGGTGTTACTGGAGCGAGACCCACAGACTGATAAGCTTCTTCACGACCAAGGAACAATCGAGGTCATCTTCCGCCGCTTTGCTGGCTCCGAGGGCCGCAACATCAAGACTACCGTTAACGCCGCCGATTCGGACTCGCTGCACGACTACCGAGATGGTCTTACCGGGGTGAAGATGGCTGCCGAGCGCAAGGTGAATGGGAAGACATATCGTGATACCTTCACTGGCAAGGCTGCCACTGACTGGCTCATGGACTGCTCAACCATTGTGGACAAGCGAGAGACGGTTGAGGTGGCCACCCTATTTGTGGAGTACGAATTGATGGAGCCCGTGGCTCAGGACCGTGCTTATATGTCGCAAAATCCTGGATGCAACCTGTTCCAACCCACCAAATACGCCATTTACCAGCTGTCGCAACGCGGTAAGGATCTTGTCAGTGGTGCTGCTTCTCGGGGCCGACCTTCGGAGAGCGAAGGCGGTGCCGCATCTCAGCGAAACGGCATCACTAGGGACTCCAACACCCAGCGACTGGACAAGATTCTCAACGACCCCGCGCTACGCCTCCTCTTCCGCGAGCAACTGCGAGATACTCACTGCGAGGAAAACTTGTCCTTCTATCAAGATGTTGACGAGTTTGTGCGTAGCTGCAAGGCTGCCACTAGAGCGGCTCAAAAGTCGCCCAACACTAATGCCATGGACGGAATCAAGGAGATTATGGCCTCGGCATATGGTATCTACAACGCTTTCCTGGCACCAGGATCGCCGTGCGAACTCAACATTGACCATCAACTTCGCAACAACCTGGCAACTCGCATGACCAAGGCCGTTGGACAGGATGTGGCCATGATTGACACGCTGCAAGAGGTGACGTCGCTGTTTGAGGACGCTCAAAACGCAGTGTTCAAGCTGATGGCTAGT GACTCTGTACCAAAATTCCTTCGCAGCCCCAAGTACGAGCAACAATTGCGAAACTACGAGTTTGACGTGGTCGGCCGAGGACCTGAGCGAAGCCAAAGCAGATCAAACCGAAAGTGA
- a CDS encoding probable coenzyme A transporter, whose translation MSSADAAQMEHTSMADVARNRNIQSHVSSHTLSKSPKEPPVCPTDQEAVAPKAQMNSFEYVWKSGVAGGLAGCAGKTVVAPLDRVKILFQASNPRFAKYTGSWVGVASAMKDIHRYEGITGLYRGHSATLLRIFPYAGIKFLAYEQIRAIIIPDKHHETPMRRLLSGSLAGVTSVFFTYPLEVMRVRLAFETKRDGHSSLSSICRQIYNEQPVQKTTATRLPNAPATVTAAAEATAATVGAIAPQTGLINFYRGFAPTVMGMLPYAGMSFLTHDTVGDILRSPRFAKHTTLPKKANHPEGKPAPLRSWAELTAGGIAGLISQTASYPLEVIRRRMQVGGAVGDGRRLRIGETAGMIFRERGVPGFFVGLTIGYVKVFPMAAVAFYTYERMKLVFGI comes from the exons ATGTCCTCTGCCGACGCTGCTCAGATGGAGCATACCTCAATGGCCGATGTTGCGCGCAATAGAAACATTCAGAGCCATGTCTCTTCTCATACCCTCAGCAAGTCGCCAAAGGAGCCTCCTGTGTGTCCTACCGACCAGGAAGCAGTAGCACCAAAGGCACAAATGAACAGCTTCGAATATGTCTGGAAATCTGGAGTTGCGGGTGGTTTAGCTGGCTGCGCT GGCAAAACAGTCGTCGCACCATTGGACCGAGTGAAGATCCTCTTCCAGGCCAGCAATCCACGATTCGCAAAATATACAGGATCATGGGTTGGTGTCGCAAGCGCTATGAAGGACATCCATAGATATGAAGGCATCACTGGACTTTACCGTGGACACTCAGCGACTTTACTACGAATCTTTCCTTACGCCGGTATCAAATTCCTCGCATACGAACAAATACGAGCCATTATTATCCCCGATAAACACCATGAAACACCAATGAGAAGACTGCTCAGTGGAAGTTTGGCTGGTGTCACCTCCGTCTTTTTCACATATCCTTTAGAAGTTATGAGAGTACGACTTGCTTTCGAGACTAAACGTGACGGCCACTCTTCTTTGTCATCAATATGTCGTCAGATTTACAACGAGCAACCCGTTCAGAAAACAACCGCGACACGGCTCCCCAATGCGCCTGCGACGGTAACTGCTGCAGCAGAAGCGACAGCAGCGACAGTTGGGGCCATTGCTCCTCAAACAGGACTTATCAACTTTTACCGAGGTTTCGCTCCCACTGTCATGGGCATGCTTCCATACGCGGGCATGTCTTTCTTAACCCACGATACTGTTGGTGATATCCTCCGATCGCCACGTTTTGCGAAGCACACGACACTACCGAAGAAGGCAAACCACCCTGAAGGAAAGCCAGCCCCTCTTCGATCGTGGGCGGAGCTCACTGCTGGTGGAATCGCCGGTTTGATCTCTCAAACAGCATCATACCCTCTTGAAGTCATTCGACGACGGATGCAAGTTGGCGGTGCCGTTGGTGACGGTCGTCGACTGAGGATAGGAGAAACCGCTGGTATGATCTTCCGAGAGAGGGGTGTTCCCGGGTTCTTTGTTGGCCTCACCATTGGATACGTCAAGGTGTTCCCAATGGCGGCGGTCGCATTCTACACGTATGAGCGCATGAAGCTTGTCTTTGGCATATAG